The sequence below is a genomic window from Tachyglossus aculeatus isolate mTacAcu1 chromosome X1, mTacAcu1.pri, whole genome shotgun sequence.
GCGCAATTGCGGGACCTAATCAAGCTATTCTCGAATAATTATCAAGTTCATTTTAGATGCGGGATAAACCTGGACTTTAAATTGACAACTCGGAAGGAGCTGAcctgctgcttctttatgggACTTTGTAGATCTTTATTTTAGAGACTCTTGTACTAAAAAGACTCTACCTTAAAAGCTTTGTTAGTATCTGCAGGCATGGCCATCGCCGCTCCCGTCATCTGTTCCTGCATCACCCGAGACTGGTCGGCAGCTACAGTGCAAAACCCACAAATGAAACAGCTCTATGAAGCTCACCGGACAATACAGGGATCAGCGCAGTAATCGTTATAGTATCTATCCCGAGGGGAGCATGGTTCTCTTAAACTCCCCATTTGCGAGTTCTTTATCCTCACGAAGGTCCCACGGAGACGCAGAGCAACTAGTAGTGAGGGCACCCCAGTCCATGAGAGCTGGAGAGGGGCTGGAAGATGTCTTTTCTACTTCATGCCGAGGAGGAGGTGGCACAGCAGCAGAGGGGAAgtaccctcttcccttcctatcccaccccacccctccattttccctttattttcttttcctctccaccttccccctccctcaaagcctCACCCCTCCCAAGATCGCTCTCATATTCCAAACAAAAAGTTGGCACCTCTGTTCACAAGCCAAATAGCATTTCTCTAGCGATGTTTCTTACCGTTATCCTGGCCAAGGATCAGAGAGTAAATGCTTCGAAGTCCAAAAACATTTAGGAAGTACCAAGATGCAGAACTCACCCTAGTAAAGCAAGAGTTTTAAGGGTTTGAAAGCATTCCCTGGGACAGCAAAAAGGATCGACTAAAAAGCAGCGACTTCAAACGGAAAGTCAGCACAAATAGCATTTGATCCAAAAGGTATTTCTTTTATCAGAGAAATGCCACAGAGAGCACCTAGTCTAAATTCTGAAAAAGTTAGCCGATGCCTTGTACTCCATCTTCATCTCAAAGCACAATCAGAGAAGAGCTACTTTGGAGCTGAACAGTCTTATAAATAACCAAAAGTAAATCATCGTTTATGCTGTGATTCCTGAGGGGCAGAGTtggctggcaaaaaaaaaaaaaatacattttaaaaatgtaGTGGCCGGTCTGGTCTGAGTAATTAGATTTTTGAGAAAAGTCTCATTTTGCAAGGAGTCCTGCAAAATAGCTGTAAGGACTGCAGCATCTTATAACAGGAATCCCAGTTAGCTATGGTTGCCGGCAGAAATCTATCTGCTGCTTCATCTAGTTGTAGGATTTCCCGAGCACAGACAATAGGCTTCATATTCCCCTTTGTGCACATGAGGGCTGTGTGGCCCCAATGTATTCTGAGAGGACTTGAGCCAGTCTGGACCCCACTTTCCCCTTTACCAGGGCAGTTGCAGCAGTCATTCACTTGCTGTTCGCATAGGTTTTTTTCCTATAAGTAGAGCTAAGCACAGCACAGCTCCCAGAGGGGAAAAATTGCTGGGAAAATAGCTTAGCTGCTGGCGTGGCTCTCTCTTCTCCACACTGTCCATGGTTCCTTTCCAGGCAGTGACCTTCCCCTCCCACTGTAAACATACAAAGGAAGTTATGCAGCTCCCAACAGCCTGCTTCTTCCGGCAAAGGGGGAGATGAATCAAGACCATTAGGTCACATTTTAGTCAGTAATATACCATGCTATGTCCACTTGTTTTAGGTAAGTTACAGCTGAACACAGATTTGTTTCACTGTTTTGTGAAAATTCAGAAAGCCCTTGAAGTTTCCACATTTCTGCCCATCTTTTAAGCTACAGAACATTCTTACCAGGATGCATCTAAAGTGAGCAACTCAATTCCTTGTTGTAGCATTGGCTTGAAACGCAAAGTCAAAGGAAATGGGACCTTAGCTGAGACGAAGGAAGAAAAATGTTACTGAATTGCTAGAAACAGTTGACACAGAGTACAACCCTCTCTTTGGAGGGTATGTGAAAAATTCACAAAACTTCTATGTTCTTGGTAAAATTAATTTTTAAGAGGTTAGTTGTAGCTATTTCTATCAGACTGAAAAGACGCAAATCTTCACTTTCTCAATTAATCTGTACCAAATAGGAATCTCTTATCATAGATACTTTGTCACAGAATGATTGGAACAACCACAGGATGGAGAAAACTACAGTATACTGGCTCTCTTTAGGAGAGAGTGTTATAATTTCACCAGATAACGAGTATTGCAGAGATAACATGATCAGATTCCATATGACGTATGATTCAGTCCAAATGAGCCCTTAAACTGATCTAActgaaagaaaggagaggcaCTGCTTAAAGTGCACAAAGTGCTACTTCTGGAACTTACTTGTGACAAATCCTGAAAAAGTCATGTTGATCCATCCACCAATAAGAATCATGGGGAGAACATTTGTTACATTTCCTTTCATCATGTCAGTGAGCATAGTGGGATCTAAGATTTAAACAAAACATACTGTGTAATTAAGCACCACTCAAACCTCTTTTGGCAGCGGTTTCTTGCTGATTTTCTGAATGACCGTTAAAATTGACTGAAAAATAGAATGTAAaccaatttgctccaaaaccaaGACTAGATGTCTCTTTTTATTCTCATCCCACACCAAAAATTCATCTGAGGGTATGATGTAAGCCAGGGGTGGCCCACAAAGACATCTAATTTGGCACTATGGCCATAGAACCAGCCTCAGTGTTTAgggagcgaggcccagtgagaatctACTAGTTCTGCGCCCTTTTTTGGCACCAGGTTTTTATGAGTTCTGGGAATTTTCAAGGAGAGATAAAAGTTGGGGGGAGTGGAAAAGAGGCTGGGATCTGCAAATGTGTGCCCTCTCCAGGGTGGTTATGTGGCTTAATAAGAGAGCCAGGACAGACAGAGATATCCAACGGGTGCAGAACCATGGCCACAGTCAACTTTTCCCCCCATGATTAAAACAGTGCGGGTCAacttctaactttcccatcacagtcaaCAGCACCTGCCTCTGACTCCTTGACATCACTTAATATAGcataaagaagaaaaagagaattttatttaaaaaaattcccCATATCTCTCAAAGGAAGCATACCAGTCATTGGAGAGGGTGGCACCACCTTCCTTTTAGTTTTTTTGAAAAATCCATCCTCTGGGTTATTGAAGAAATATTTTCGGGTCAGAAAAGACTAAGGAAAAACACAAACAAGTAGAAAGAGCGCCCAATTATTTTCCATGAACACAGAATCGAGACCAGCTAAATCCTGGTAGGCAGGTCACCACATGGGCTATCTGCCTCCGAGTGGGTTTCCAAACTCCTCTAGTATTCTACTGTTATTCCTCCGCTGTTCTACTCTCCTaaaaagcccagagaagcagttcATTAATTGCTCAGAACCAGTAAAAGAGTGACATGGTGGGCAGAAGTAAAATACTTCTTTAAATACTCCCTCGCTAAGTGTTTGATCTTCCCACTAAGAATTTTAGAGCCAGTCCAACCATCATCTGGgaacagtatgacctagtggaaagagcacgggcctgggattcggaggatctgggttctaatcccaactccaacacttgtctgctgtgtgaaattgggcaaatcacttcacttctctgggcttcagttacctcatctataaaatggggattaagactgttagccccatgtgggacagagactgtccccaatctaattatcttgtatctaccctggcacttagttcagtgcctggcacatagtaaatgctaaacaaacaccattttttaaaagtgacCATTTTAAAAGGATGATGGGCTTAGAACTACTGACCCTGTATGAAACACTTAAGCTAATATGTCCTAGGACCCATTTTTCACACAAAAACCCTTCTCATTAACTTGCCAGATGCACTAACAAAAACCCACAATTTTAAAATTACAGTACATGCATCTAGAGGCCCGTTCTCTGTGGAGAAACTTGTTGAGGGATCAGAATGTCTTTTCTTCTCATTTACATTGCTGCCAGACAATCAGTTTTCCTCATGTAGCCTTACAGACATGAGCTTCATATTAAAGAAAGTAAAAATaaaggagggggccgggggagaaaaACTGAATAGTACCTGCTTGGGAATGTATTTTCCATTTTCCCTCAGCACTCTGCTGCGAATCAAGACTTGactgggaaagaaaagaaatcaaGAAAATGAAATTAATAACGTGAAATGCTAGATGAGCATGCAAAGTTTAGCAGAAAGATCTTCGGTAACACAAACtaagcccccaccccaccatttAGCAGATCTGTTACACAATGATGCTGGTTTTTGAAATAAGGTCATCTTTCAAGACTTGCAGACATGTTATAATGGAAATAAGATTTCTAAGGACAGGACACAGGGCCACCCcacccatttttttcccccttacagAAGTCAGGCAAAGATTGCAAGAATCACCCCTGAATGAAAAGGAGCCAGGTTCTGTTCCTGAACTGGGGATAAGATGAGGATTTGTGTTTGTGTGAAAAATGGGTCCTAGGACATATTAGCTTAAGTGTTTCATACGGGGTCAGTGGTTCTAAGCCCATCATCCTTTTAAAATggttactttttaaaaatggtatttgtttagcgtttagCTAGTGAACGTCAGGAAGGAGATGCTTCTGCTCCACGAAAAGGCGGCCAAGTTAAAGAAACGAGCCCCTAAGCTGCAGCAGAGAAGGCAGAAAGAAGAACTGGAGCGAGagcagcagagggagaaggagtttgAAAGAGAGAAGCAACTAACGGCCAAACTGGCCAAAAGATGAACCAAAATAATGACGTCCGCCTctttttcctttgttcttcccccacgtctttccccgtccccgccccggACCCTCTGGGCTTCCGACGTCTTCATGAGCAGGTTGGACGTTGAAGCTTTTGCTGGAATTTagaagtttgtctcccccttttcgactgtgggcccactgttgggtagggactgtctctatatgttgccaatttggacttcccaagcgcttagtacagtgctctgcacatagtactaaaTCTCTGtactaaatctccagtggctaccaatcaatctgcgcatcaggcagaaactcctcaccctgggcttcaaggctgtccatcacctcaccccctcctacctcacctcccttctctccttctccagcccagcccgcaccctccgctcctctgccgctaatctcctcaccgtacctcgttctcgcctgtcccaccatcaacccccagcccacgtcatcccccgggcctggaatgccctccctctgcccctccgccaagctagctctcttcctcccttcaaggccctgctgagagctcacctcctccaggaggccttcccagactgagccccttccttcctctccccctcgtccccctctccacccccccatcttacctccttcccttccccacagcacctgtatatatgcatatatggttgtacatatttattactctatttatttatttatttatttcacttgtacatttctatcctatttattttattttgttggtatgtttggttctgttctctgtctcccccttttagactgtgagcccactgttgggtagggactgtctctatgtgttgccaatttgtacttcccaagcgcttactacagtgctctgcacatagtaagcgctcaataaatacgattgattgattgattgattgattagtaagcgctcaataaatgtgactgattgatttcaggacTCAGAAACTACTGCTGGTTTCTCAAAGGGGTGATTTCTGGTTAAGAAACTGGGTCAGTTTCGACTCGAATCGGGGTGCAGCAAATACGCTCACTGGTTATATAAATTAGGAAgacagtggtggaggtggagaggTAATGGTCAAATGGATAAACCAGAACCAGCACATACCACACCACTGGAAATCTGGCTTTACGTGAGTGTCGCCACACACGCGTGGGGCCATTTCCCGCCATATTACCTGTCAGAC
It includes:
- the EMC3 gene encoding ER membrane protein complex subunit 3, whose translation is MAEPELLLDSNIRLWVVLPIVFITFFVGMIRHYVSILLQSDKKLTQEQVSDSQVLIRSRVLRENGKYIPKQSFLTRKYFFNNPEDGFFKKTKRKVVPPSPMTDPTMLTDMMKGNVTNVLPMILIGGWINMTFSGFVTTKVPFPLTLRFKPMLQQGIELLTLDASWVSSASWYFLNVFGLRSIYSLILGQDNAADQSRVMQEQMTGAAMAMPADTNKAFKTEWEALELTDHQWALDDVEEELMTKDLHFEGMFKKELQTSIF